A stretch of Labrus mixtus chromosome 7, fLabMix1.1, whole genome shotgun sequence DNA encodes these proteins:
- the erc2 gene encoding ERC protein 2 isoform X1, producing the protein MYGSARAVGHIESSPARSPRLPRSPRLGHRRANSGGGGGAGGKTLSMENIQSLNAAYATSGPMYLSDHEGVGSTATYPKGTMTLGRATSRAMYGGRVTAMGSSPNIASVGLPHHADLLSYSDLGSLSMLHHHHHHQGVPSALLRQAVRGSGGELLEMQAQLRDTQRENDLLRRELDLKDSKLGSSTNSIKSFWSPELKKERIMRKEEAARTSILKEQMRVTHEENQLLESRRTKHLQMTIQALQDELRTQRDLNHLLQQESGNRSASDHFTTIELTEENFRRLQAEHDRQAKELFLLRKTLEEMELRIETQKQTLGARDESIKKLLEMLQSKGLTSGRVSEEEEQERARRIAEAEAQLGHLEVILDQKEKENIHLREELHRRNQLHQDPGKTKALQTIIEMKDTKIASLERNIRDLEDEIQMLKANGLLNTEDREEEIKQMEVYKNHSKFMKTKIDQLKQELSKKESELLALQTKLETLNNQNSDCKQHIEVLKESLTAKEQRAAILQTEVDALRLRLEEKESFLNKKTKQLQDLTEEKGTLAGEIRDMKDMLEVKERKINVLQKKIENLQEQLRDKDKQLGNLKDRVKSLQTDSSNTDTALATLEEALSEKERIIERLKDQREREDRERLEEVDSYKKENKDLKEKVNSLQIELTDKESSLIDLKEHASSLASSGLKKDSKLKSLEIAIEQKKEECSKLETQLQKQAEQLFSHMNNPKAHEVDHQSGSRGNPEYVDRVKLLEKEVSYYKDEANKAQTETERLLDILREVETEKNDKDKKIAELESPPPSLPRPTPRPGGRAPPDPLPSVSAAPQQIGGMVWDFLGKQGGKDLTKKGPNIKLGPQGDKKGLGQDLRKDGTMDGGHHSKLEELMSTLERTRQELDSTKQRLSSTQQSLQERDTHLTNMRQDRRKQLEEILEMKQQALLAAISEKDANIALLELSASNKKKTQDEVLSLKRERDKLMHQLKQHLQVMSGIQGVKSQTQSRMKLIADNYEDEQYHPHGPHHPQPQPAHAQPQPQPQYPHAPHAQQTPYSHTMHPQHQQHPQAPAQHPHPQQPQPQYPHPAHSQHPQQHPQQHPQQHPQQHPQQHPQQHPQQHPQQHPQPPPQHQQHQQQQHPRPQQPQHPHQQHPQHPQQHPHGHPPQQHPHPQHPHGPAQQGPHPQHPHPQHPQHPQHPHHAQHPRHPSPHHRGGPARGPPHAGHRPNQDQDDDEGIWA; encoded by the exons ATGTACGGCAGTGCCAGAGCTGTAGGCCATATAGAGAGCAGCCCCGCACGGTCCCCGCGCCTGCCAAGGTCCCCCAGATTGGGCCATCGGAGGGCCAACAGCGGGGGTGGGGGCGGTGCGGGGGGCAAGACGCTCTCCATGGAGAACATCCAGTCCCTCAACGCTGCTTACGCCACCTCAGGTCCCATGTACCTGAGTGACCATGAGGGCGTGGGCTCCACTGCCACCTACCCAAAAGGCACTATGACTCTGGGTCGCGCCACCAGCCGGGCCATGTATGGGGGGCGCGTCACAGCCATGGGGAGCAGTCCCAACATTGCTTCAGTGGGGCTGCCTCACCATGCTGACCTGCTGTCTTACAGTGACCTGGGCTCCCTCTCCATGCtgcaccaccatcaccaccaccagggggtGCCCTCTGCCCTGCTGAGGCAGGCGGTGCGGGGCAGTGGGGGGGAGCTGCTGGAGATGCAGGCCCAGCTCAGGGACACGCAGAGGGAGAATGATTTGCTGCGCAGAGAGCTTGACCTGAAGGACAGTAAGTTGGGGTCTTCCACCAACAGCATCAAGAGCTTCTGGAGCCCTGagctgaagaaagagagaatcATGAGGAAAGAGGAGGCCGCCCGCACTTCCATCCTGAAGGAGCAGATGAGAGTCACTCATGAGGAGAACCAG ctgctggagtCAAGGAGAACTAAG CATCTCCAGATGACCATCCAGGCTCTGCAAGATGAGCTGCGGACACAGCGAGACCTGAACCAcctgctgcagcaggagagcGGTAACCGCTCTGCCTCTGACCACTTTACCACCATTGAGCTGACAGAGGAGAACTTCCGTCGGCTGCAGGCCGAGCATGACAGACAGGCCAAGGAGCTGTTCCTGCTCAGAAAGACCCTGGAGGAGATGGAGCTGAGGATCGAGACCCAGAAGCAGACGCTGGGTGCCAGGGACGAGTCCATCAAGAAGCTGCTGGAGATGCTGCAGAGCAAAGGGCTTACCTCTGGCAGAGtgtcggaggaggaggaacaggagagaGCGAGGCGCATTGCTGAGGCAGAGGCTCAGCTTGGACACCTGGAGGTCATCCTGGatcagaaggagaaggagaacatCCATCTGCGAGAG GAACTGCACAGAAGAAATCAGCTACATCAGGATCCAGGCAAAACCAAGGCCCTGCAGACCATCATAGAGATGAAA gaCACCAAAATTGCCTCTCTGGAGCGCAACATTCGGGATCTGGAGGATGAGATCCAAATGCTGAAGGCGAATGGATTACTgaacacagaggacagagaggaagaaatcaaacagatggAGGTCTACAAGAACCACTCTAAGTTTATGAAGACCAAG ATTGACCAGCTAAAGCAGGAGCTGTCCAAAAAGGAGTCAGAACTGCTGGCTCTGCAGACAAAACTAGAAACCCTCAACAACCAGAACTCCGACTGCAAACAGCACATCGAGGTGCTCAAAGAGTCTCTCACTGCCAAAGAACAACGTGCTGCCATTCTGCAAACAGAG GTTGATGCTCTGCGTCTGCGTCTGGAGGAGAAGGAGTCCTTTCTGAACAAGAAAACCAAGCAGCTGCAGGACCTGACAGAAGAGAAGGGCACTCTCGCTGGAGAAATAAGGGACATGAAGGACATGTTGGAGGTCAAAGAAAGGAAGATCAACGTCCTGCAGAAGAAG ATTGAGAACCTGCAGGAGCAGCTGCGGGACAAAGACAAGCAGCTGGGAAACCTGAAGGACAGGGTTAAGTCTCTGCAGACCGACTCCAGTAACACAGACACTGCCCTGGCCACCCTGGAGGAGGCGCTGTCAGAGAAG gagaGGATTATTGAGCGTTTAAAGGAccaaagagagagggaagacaGAGAACGTCTAGAAGAAGTGGACTCgtataaaaaggaaaacaaggatCTGAAGGAGAAGGTCAACAGCCTGCAGATAGAGTTAACTGATAAAGAG TCGAGTCTCATCGATTTGAAGGAACATGCTTCATCTCTGGCGTCTTCTGGCCTGAAGAAAGATTCAAAGCTGAAGTCGCTGGAGATCGCCATCGAGCAGAAAAAAGAGGAGTGTAGTAAGTTGGAGACGCAGTTGCAGAAG CAAGCTGAGCAGCTTTTCAGTCACATGAACAATCCT AAAGCCCACGAGGTGGATCATCAATCGGGCTCCAGAGGAAACCCGGAGTACGTGGACCGAGTGAAGCTgctggagaaggaggtgagCTACTACAAGGACGAGGCTAACAAGGCTCAGACGGAGACGGAGAGACTCCTGGACATCCTGCGAGAGGTGGAGACGGAAAAGAATGATAAGGACAAGAAGATCGCTGAGTTGGAAAG cccccctccctctctccctcgccctACCCCTCGTCCCGGTGGCAGAGCTCCCCCTGACCCGCTCCCTTCTGTGTCCGCTGCTCCTCAGCAGATAGGGGGCATGGTGTGGGATTTCCTGGGAAA ACAAGGAGGCAAAGACCTGACAAAGAAGGGGCCAAACATCAAACTGGGACCACAAGGGGACAAGAAAGGTTTAGGACAAGACCTTCGTAAGGATGGCACCATGGATGGTGGCCACCACTCAAAG TTGGAGGAGCTGATGAGCACTCTGGAGAGGACGAGGCAGGAGCTGGATTCCACCAAGCAGCGTCTCTCCTCCACACAGCAGTCGCTGCAGGAGAGGGACACACACCTCACCAACATGAGACAAGATCGCAGGAAACAGCTGGAGGAGATCTTAGAAATGAA GCAACAAGCTCTGCTGGCAGCCATCAGTGAGAAAGACGCTAATATTGCACTACTGGAACTTTCTGCCTCCAATAAAAAGAAGACCCAGGATGAAGTGCTGTCCCTCAAGAGGGAGCGGGACAAACTGATGCACCAGCTCAAACAGCAC CTTCAAGTCATGTCAGGTATTCAAGGAGTCAAGTCTCAA ACACAGAGTCGAATGAAGCTGATCGCAGACAACTATGAAGACGAGCAGTATCACCCACACGGTCCTCACCACCCACAGCCGCAGCCCGCCCACGCACAGCCTCAGCCCCAGCCCCAGTACCCCCATGCTCCCCACGCCCAGCAGACTCCATACTCACACACCATGCAtccacaacatcaacagcacCCACAGGCCCCCGCACAGCACCCGCACCCACAGCAGCCACAACCCCAGTACCCACACCCTGCCCACTCGCAGCACCCCCAGCAACACCCCCAGCAACACCCCCAGCAACACCCCCAGCAACATCCCCAGCAACATCCCCAGCAACATCCTCAGCAACACCCCCAGCAACATCCCCAACCACCTCCCCAGCACCAacagcatcaacaacaacagcacccACGTCCCCAACAGCCCCAGCACCCTCACCAGCAGCACCCACAGCATcctcagcagcacccacatggaCATCCTCCACAGCAGCACCCTCACCCACAGCACCCACATGGCCCTGCGCAACAAGGACCCCATCCACAACATCCACATCCCCAGCATCCTCAGCACCCACAGCACCCACACCATGCCCAGCATCCACGTCACCCGTCGCCCCATCATCGTGGAGGGCCTGCCAGAGGACCCCCGCACGCTGGTCACCGTCCCAACCAGGACCAG GATGACGACGAGGGCATTTGGGCATAA
- the erc2 gene encoding ERC protein 2 isoform X4, producing MYGSARAVGHIESSPARSPRLPRSPRLGHRRANSGGGGGAGGKTLSMENIQSLNAAYATSGPMYLSDHEGVGSTATYPKGTMTLGRATSRAMYGGRVTAMGSSPNIASVGLPHHADLLSYSDLGSLSMLHHHHHHQGVPSALLRQAVRGSGGELLEMQAQLRDTQRENDLLRRELDLKDSKLGSSTNSIKSFWSPELKKERIMRKEEAARTSILKEQMRVTHEENQLLESRRTKHLQMTIQALQDELRTQRDLNHLLQQESGNRSASDHFTTIELTEENFRRLQAEHDRQAKELFLLRKTLEEMELRIETQKQTLGARDESIKKLLEMLQSKGLTSGRVSEEEEQERARRIAEAEAQLGHLEVILDQKEKENIHLREELHRRNQLHQDPGKTKALQTIIEMKDTKIASLERNIRDLEDEIQMLKANGLLNTEDREEEIKQMEVYKNHSKFMKTKIDQLKQELSKKESELLALQTKLETLNNQNSDCKQHIEVLKESLTAKEQRAAILQTEVDALRLRLEEKESFLNKKTKQLQDLTEEKGTLAGEIRDMKDMLEVKERKINVLQKKIENLQEQLRDKDKQLGNLKDRVKSLQTDSSNTDTALATLEEALSEKERIIERLKDQREREDRERLEEVDSYKKENKDLKEKVNSLQIELTDKESSLIDLKEHASSLASSGLKKDSKLKSLEIAIEQKKEECSKLETQLQKQAEQLFSHMNNPKAHEVDHQSGSRGNPEYVDRVKLLEKEVSYYKDEANKAQTETERLLDILREVETEKNDKDKKIAELESPPPSLPRPTPRPGGRAPPDPLPSVSAAPQQIGGMVWDFLGKQGGKDLTKKGPNIKLGPQGDKKGLGQDLRKDGTMDGGHHSKLEELMSTLERTRQELDSTKQRLSSTQQSLQERDTHLTNMRQDRRKQLEEILEMKQQALLAAISEKDANIALLELSASNKKKTQDEVLSLKRERDKLMHQLKQHTQSRMKLIADNYEDEQYHPHGPHHPQPQPAHAQPQPQPQYPHAPHAQQTPYSHTMHPQHQQHPQAPAQHPHPQQPQPQYPHPAHSQHPQQHPQQHPQQHPQQHPQQHPQQHPQQHPQQHPQPPPQHQQHQQQQHPRPQQPQHPHQQHPQHPQQHPHGHPPQQHPHPQHPHGPAQQGPHPQHPHPQHPQHPQHPHHAQHPRHPSPHHRGGPARGPPHAGHRPNQDQDDDEGIWA from the exons ATGTACGGCAGTGCCAGAGCTGTAGGCCATATAGAGAGCAGCCCCGCACGGTCCCCGCGCCTGCCAAGGTCCCCCAGATTGGGCCATCGGAGGGCCAACAGCGGGGGTGGGGGCGGTGCGGGGGGCAAGACGCTCTCCATGGAGAACATCCAGTCCCTCAACGCTGCTTACGCCACCTCAGGTCCCATGTACCTGAGTGACCATGAGGGCGTGGGCTCCACTGCCACCTACCCAAAAGGCACTATGACTCTGGGTCGCGCCACCAGCCGGGCCATGTATGGGGGGCGCGTCACAGCCATGGGGAGCAGTCCCAACATTGCTTCAGTGGGGCTGCCTCACCATGCTGACCTGCTGTCTTACAGTGACCTGGGCTCCCTCTCCATGCtgcaccaccatcaccaccaccagggggtGCCCTCTGCCCTGCTGAGGCAGGCGGTGCGGGGCAGTGGGGGGGAGCTGCTGGAGATGCAGGCCCAGCTCAGGGACACGCAGAGGGAGAATGATTTGCTGCGCAGAGAGCTTGACCTGAAGGACAGTAAGTTGGGGTCTTCCACCAACAGCATCAAGAGCTTCTGGAGCCCTGagctgaagaaagagagaatcATGAGGAAAGAGGAGGCCGCCCGCACTTCCATCCTGAAGGAGCAGATGAGAGTCACTCATGAGGAGAACCAG ctgctggagtCAAGGAGAACTAAG CATCTCCAGATGACCATCCAGGCTCTGCAAGATGAGCTGCGGACACAGCGAGACCTGAACCAcctgctgcagcaggagagcGGTAACCGCTCTGCCTCTGACCACTTTACCACCATTGAGCTGACAGAGGAGAACTTCCGTCGGCTGCAGGCCGAGCATGACAGACAGGCCAAGGAGCTGTTCCTGCTCAGAAAGACCCTGGAGGAGATGGAGCTGAGGATCGAGACCCAGAAGCAGACGCTGGGTGCCAGGGACGAGTCCATCAAGAAGCTGCTGGAGATGCTGCAGAGCAAAGGGCTTACCTCTGGCAGAGtgtcggaggaggaggaacaggagagaGCGAGGCGCATTGCTGAGGCAGAGGCTCAGCTTGGACACCTGGAGGTCATCCTGGatcagaaggagaaggagaacatCCATCTGCGAGAG GAACTGCACAGAAGAAATCAGCTACATCAGGATCCAGGCAAAACCAAGGCCCTGCAGACCATCATAGAGATGAAA gaCACCAAAATTGCCTCTCTGGAGCGCAACATTCGGGATCTGGAGGATGAGATCCAAATGCTGAAGGCGAATGGATTACTgaacacagaggacagagaggaagaaatcaaacagatggAGGTCTACAAGAACCACTCTAAGTTTATGAAGACCAAG ATTGACCAGCTAAAGCAGGAGCTGTCCAAAAAGGAGTCAGAACTGCTGGCTCTGCAGACAAAACTAGAAACCCTCAACAACCAGAACTCCGACTGCAAACAGCACATCGAGGTGCTCAAAGAGTCTCTCACTGCCAAAGAACAACGTGCTGCCATTCTGCAAACAGAG GTTGATGCTCTGCGTCTGCGTCTGGAGGAGAAGGAGTCCTTTCTGAACAAGAAAACCAAGCAGCTGCAGGACCTGACAGAAGAGAAGGGCACTCTCGCTGGAGAAATAAGGGACATGAAGGACATGTTGGAGGTCAAAGAAAGGAAGATCAACGTCCTGCAGAAGAAG ATTGAGAACCTGCAGGAGCAGCTGCGGGACAAAGACAAGCAGCTGGGAAACCTGAAGGACAGGGTTAAGTCTCTGCAGACCGACTCCAGTAACACAGACACTGCCCTGGCCACCCTGGAGGAGGCGCTGTCAGAGAAG gagaGGATTATTGAGCGTTTAAAGGAccaaagagagagggaagacaGAGAACGTCTAGAAGAAGTGGACTCgtataaaaaggaaaacaaggatCTGAAGGAGAAGGTCAACAGCCTGCAGATAGAGTTAACTGATAAAGAG TCGAGTCTCATCGATTTGAAGGAACATGCTTCATCTCTGGCGTCTTCTGGCCTGAAGAAAGATTCAAAGCTGAAGTCGCTGGAGATCGCCATCGAGCAGAAAAAAGAGGAGTGTAGTAAGTTGGAGACGCAGTTGCAGAAG CAAGCTGAGCAGCTTTTCAGTCACATGAACAATCCT AAAGCCCACGAGGTGGATCATCAATCGGGCTCCAGAGGAAACCCGGAGTACGTGGACCGAGTGAAGCTgctggagaaggaggtgagCTACTACAAGGACGAGGCTAACAAGGCTCAGACGGAGACGGAGAGACTCCTGGACATCCTGCGAGAGGTGGAGACGGAAAAGAATGATAAGGACAAGAAGATCGCTGAGTTGGAAAG cccccctccctctctccctcgccctACCCCTCGTCCCGGTGGCAGAGCTCCCCCTGACCCGCTCCCTTCTGTGTCCGCTGCTCCTCAGCAGATAGGGGGCATGGTGTGGGATTTCCTGGGAAA ACAAGGAGGCAAAGACCTGACAAAGAAGGGGCCAAACATCAAACTGGGACCACAAGGGGACAAGAAAGGTTTAGGACAAGACCTTCGTAAGGATGGCACCATGGATGGTGGCCACCACTCAAAG TTGGAGGAGCTGATGAGCACTCTGGAGAGGACGAGGCAGGAGCTGGATTCCACCAAGCAGCGTCTCTCCTCCACACAGCAGTCGCTGCAGGAGAGGGACACACACCTCACCAACATGAGACAAGATCGCAGGAAACAGCTGGAGGAGATCTTAGAAATGAA GCAACAAGCTCTGCTGGCAGCCATCAGTGAGAAAGACGCTAATATTGCACTACTGGAACTTTCTGCCTCCAATAAAAAGAAGACCCAGGATGAAGTGCTGTCCCTCAAGAGGGAGCGGGACAAACTGATGCACCAGCTCAAACAGCAC ACACAGAGTCGAATGAAGCTGATCGCAGACAACTATGAAGACGAGCAGTATCACCCACACGGTCCTCACCACCCACAGCCGCAGCCCGCCCACGCACAGCCTCAGCCCCAGCCCCAGTACCCCCATGCTCCCCACGCCCAGCAGACTCCATACTCACACACCATGCAtccacaacatcaacagcacCCACAGGCCCCCGCACAGCACCCGCACCCACAGCAGCCACAACCCCAGTACCCACACCCTGCCCACTCGCAGCACCCCCAGCAACACCCCCAGCAACACCCCCAGCAACACCCCCAGCAACATCCCCAGCAACATCCCCAGCAACATCCTCAGCAACACCCCCAGCAACATCCCCAACCACCTCCCCAGCACCAacagcatcaacaacaacagcacccACGTCCCCAACAGCCCCAGCACCCTCACCAGCAGCACCCACAGCATcctcagcagcacccacatggaCATCCTCCACAGCAGCACCCTCACCCACAGCACCCACATGGCCCTGCGCAACAAGGACCCCATCCACAACATCCACATCCCCAGCATCCTCAGCACCCACAGCACCCACACCATGCCCAGCATCCACGTCACCCGTCGCCCCATCATCGTGGAGGGCCTGCCAGAGGACCCCCGCACGCTGGTCACCGTCCCAACCAGGACCAG GATGACGACGAGGGCATTTGGGCATAA
- the erc2 gene encoding ERC protein 2 isoform X3 gives MYGSARAVGHIESSPARSPRLPRSPRLGHRRANSGGGGGAGGKTLSMENIQSLNAAYATSGPMYLSDHEGVGSTATYPKGTMTLGRATSRAMYGGRVTAMGSSPNIASVGLPHHADLLSYSDLGSLSMLHHHHHHQGVPSALLRQAVRGSGGELLEMQAQLRDTQRENDLLRRELDLKDSKLGSSTNSIKSFWSPELKKERIMRKEEAARTSILKEQMRVTHEENQLLESRRTKHLQMTIQALQDELRTQRDLNHLLQQESGNRSASDHFTTIELTEENFRRLQAEHDRQAKELFLLRKTLEEMELRIETQKQTLGARDESIKKLLEMLQSKGLTSGRVSEEEEQERARRIAEAEAQLGHLEVILDQKEKENIHLREELHRRNQLHQDPGKTKALQTIIEMKDTKIASLERNIRDLEDEIQMLKANGLLNTEDREEEIKQMEVYKNHSKFMKTKIDQLKQELSKKESELLALQTKLETLNNQNSDCKQHIEVLKESLTAKEQRAAILQTEVDALRLRLEEKESFLNKKTKQLQDLTEEKGTLAGEIRDMKDMLEVKERKINVLQKKIENLQEQLRDKDKQLGNLKDRVKSLQTDSSNTDTALATLEEALSEKERIIERLKDQREREDRERLEEVDSYKKENKDLKEKVNSLQIELTDKESSLIDLKEHASSLASSGLKKDSKLKSLEIAIEQKKEECSKLETQLQKKAHEVDHQSGSRGNPEYVDRVKLLEKEVSYYKDEANKAQTETERLLDILREVETEKNDKDKKIAELESPPPSLPRPTPRPGGRAPPDPLPSVSAAPQQIGGMVWDFLGKQGGKDLTKKGPNIKLGPQGDKKGLGQDLRKDGTMDGGHHSKLEELMSTLERTRQELDSTKQRLSSTQQSLQERDTHLTNMRQDRRKQLEEILEMKQQALLAAISEKDANIALLELSASNKKKTQDEVLSLKRERDKLMHQLKQHLQVMSGIQGVKSQTQSRMKLIADNYEDEQYHPHGPHHPQPQPAHAQPQPQPQYPHAPHAQQTPYSHTMHPQHQQHPQAPAQHPHPQQPQPQYPHPAHSQHPQQHPQQHPQQHPQQHPQQHPQQHPQQHPQQHPQPPPQHQQHQQQQHPRPQQPQHPHQQHPQHPQQHPHGHPPQQHPHPQHPHGPAQQGPHPQHPHPQHPQHPQHPHHAQHPRHPSPHHRGGPARGPPHAGHRPNQDQDDDEGIWA, from the exons ATGTACGGCAGTGCCAGAGCTGTAGGCCATATAGAGAGCAGCCCCGCACGGTCCCCGCGCCTGCCAAGGTCCCCCAGATTGGGCCATCGGAGGGCCAACAGCGGGGGTGGGGGCGGTGCGGGGGGCAAGACGCTCTCCATGGAGAACATCCAGTCCCTCAACGCTGCTTACGCCACCTCAGGTCCCATGTACCTGAGTGACCATGAGGGCGTGGGCTCCACTGCCACCTACCCAAAAGGCACTATGACTCTGGGTCGCGCCACCAGCCGGGCCATGTATGGGGGGCGCGTCACAGCCATGGGGAGCAGTCCCAACATTGCTTCAGTGGGGCTGCCTCACCATGCTGACCTGCTGTCTTACAGTGACCTGGGCTCCCTCTCCATGCtgcaccaccatcaccaccaccagggggtGCCCTCTGCCCTGCTGAGGCAGGCGGTGCGGGGCAGTGGGGGGGAGCTGCTGGAGATGCAGGCCCAGCTCAGGGACACGCAGAGGGAGAATGATTTGCTGCGCAGAGAGCTTGACCTGAAGGACAGTAAGTTGGGGTCTTCCACCAACAGCATCAAGAGCTTCTGGAGCCCTGagctgaagaaagagagaatcATGAGGAAAGAGGAGGCCGCCCGCACTTCCATCCTGAAGGAGCAGATGAGAGTCACTCATGAGGAGAACCAG ctgctggagtCAAGGAGAACTAAG CATCTCCAGATGACCATCCAGGCTCTGCAAGATGAGCTGCGGACACAGCGAGACCTGAACCAcctgctgcagcaggagagcGGTAACCGCTCTGCCTCTGACCACTTTACCACCATTGAGCTGACAGAGGAGAACTTCCGTCGGCTGCAGGCCGAGCATGACAGACAGGCCAAGGAGCTGTTCCTGCTCAGAAAGACCCTGGAGGAGATGGAGCTGAGGATCGAGACCCAGAAGCAGACGCTGGGTGCCAGGGACGAGTCCATCAAGAAGCTGCTGGAGATGCTGCAGAGCAAAGGGCTTACCTCTGGCAGAGtgtcggaggaggaggaacaggagagaGCGAGGCGCATTGCTGAGGCAGAGGCTCAGCTTGGACACCTGGAGGTCATCCTGGatcagaaggagaaggagaacatCCATCTGCGAGAG GAACTGCACAGAAGAAATCAGCTACATCAGGATCCAGGCAAAACCAAGGCCCTGCAGACCATCATAGAGATGAAA gaCACCAAAATTGCCTCTCTGGAGCGCAACATTCGGGATCTGGAGGATGAGATCCAAATGCTGAAGGCGAATGGATTACTgaacacagaggacagagaggaagaaatcaaacagatggAGGTCTACAAGAACCACTCTAAGTTTATGAAGACCAAG ATTGACCAGCTAAAGCAGGAGCTGTCCAAAAAGGAGTCAGAACTGCTGGCTCTGCAGACAAAACTAGAAACCCTCAACAACCAGAACTCCGACTGCAAACAGCACATCGAGGTGCTCAAAGAGTCTCTCACTGCCAAAGAACAACGTGCTGCCATTCTGCAAACAGAG GTTGATGCTCTGCGTCTGCGTCTGGAGGAGAAGGAGTCCTTTCTGAACAAGAAAACCAAGCAGCTGCAGGACCTGACAGAAGAGAAGGGCACTCTCGCTGGAGAAATAAGGGACATGAAGGACATGTTGGAGGTCAAAGAAAGGAAGATCAACGTCCTGCAGAAGAAG ATTGAGAACCTGCAGGAGCAGCTGCGGGACAAAGACAAGCAGCTGGGAAACCTGAAGGACAGGGTTAAGTCTCTGCAGACCGACTCCAGTAACACAGACACTGCCCTGGCCACCCTGGAGGAGGCGCTGTCAGAGAAG gagaGGATTATTGAGCGTTTAAAGGAccaaagagagagggaagacaGAGAACGTCTAGAAGAAGTGGACTCgtataaaaaggaaaacaaggatCTGAAGGAGAAGGTCAACAGCCTGCAGATAGAGTTAACTGATAAAGAG TCGAGTCTCATCGATTTGAAGGAACATGCTTCATCTCTGGCGTCTTCTGGCCTGAAGAAAGATTCAAAGCTGAAGTCGCTGGAGATCGCCATCGAGCAGAAAAAAGAGGAGTGTAGTAAGTTGGAGACGCAGTTGCAGAAG AAAGCCCACGAGGTGGATCATCAATCGGGCTCCAGAGGAAACCCGGAGTACGTGGACCGAGTGAAGCTgctggagaaggaggtgagCTACTACAAGGACGAGGCTAACAAGGCTCAGACGGAGACGGAGAGACTCCTGGACATCCTGCGAGAGGTGGAGACGGAAAAGAATGATAAGGACAAGAAGATCGCTGAGTTGGAAAG cccccctccctctctccctcgccctACCCCTCGTCCCGGTGGCAGAGCTCCCCCTGACCCGCTCCCTTCTGTGTCCGCTGCTCCTCAGCAGATAGGGGGCATGGTGTGGGATTTCCTGGGAAA ACAAGGAGGCAAAGACCTGACAAAGAAGGGGCCAAACATCAAACTGGGACCACAAGGGGACAAGAAAGGTTTAGGACAAGACCTTCGTAAGGATGGCACCATGGATGGTGGCCACCACTCAAAG TTGGAGGAGCTGATGAGCACTCTGGAGAGGACGAGGCAGGAGCTGGATTCCACCAAGCAGCGTCTCTCCTCCACACAGCAGTCGCTGCAGGAGAGGGACACACACCTCACCAACATGAGACAAGATCGCAGGAAACAGCTGGAGGAGATCTTAGAAATGAA GCAACAAGCTCTGCTGGCAGCCATCAGTGAGAAAGACGCTAATATTGCACTACTGGAACTTTCTGCCTCCAATAAAAAGAAGACCCAGGATGAAGTGCTGTCCCTCAAGAGGGAGCGGGACAAACTGATGCACCAGCTCAAACAGCAC CTTCAAGTCATGTCAGGTATTCAAGGAGTCAAGTCTCAA ACACAGAGTCGAATGAAGCTGATCGCAGACAACTATGAAGACGAGCAGTATCACCCACACGGTCCTCACCACCCACAGCCGCAGCCCGCCCACGCACAGCCTCAGCCCCAGCCCCAGTACCCCCATGCTCCCCACGCCCAGCAGACTCCATACTCACACACCATGCAtccacaacatcaacagcacCCACAGGCCCCCGCACAGCACCCGCACCCACAGCAGCCACAACCCCAGTACCCACACCCTGCCCACTCGCAGCACCCCCAGCAACACCCCCAGCAACACCCCCAGCAACACCCCCAGCAACATCCCCAGCAACATCCCCAGCAACATCCTCAGCAACACCCCCAGCAACATCCCCAACCACCTCCCCAGCACCAacagcatcaacaacaacagcacccACGTCCCCAACAGCCCCAGCACCCTCACCAGCAGCACCCACAGCATcctcagcagcacccacatggaCATCCTCCACAGCAGCACCCTCACCCACAGCACCCACATGGCCCTGCGCAACAAGGACCCCATCCACAACATCCACATCCCCAGCATCCTCAGCACCCACAGCACCCACACCATGCCCAGCATCCACGTCACCCGTCGCCCCATCATCGTGGAGGGCCTGCCAGAGGACCCCCGCACGCTGGTCACCGTCCCAACCAGGACCAG GATGACGACGAGGGCATTTGGGCATAA